Genomic window (Apis cerana isolate GH-2021 linkage group LG1, AcerK_1.0, whole genome shotgun sequence):
TTATTGGATGAACCTGCATCTAATTTATGCAGTAACGATTATCAACCACAAATTATTAAGGTatgaatacataaatatatagattatttatataatatattcaacaaattattaaaattattttttaacaataaataaattttaaaagatatattatatatataaaattttttaaatataaaaaaaattaatttaaaagttcgaTTGATagcattatttattcgtttatcttatctttttcGTCTGTGAAGAATAcatgaatttaaaatgtttattaaatttaaaattgtttataattaaattaagtttgaaccgatatttttatactaagtattatatttgtttttacaattcaaagtattctataaatatattagcaatctttatataattaacatactattaatattctatataaattgatgacattgttaaaaatacaaagttacataataaaattacataacaaaattttttaaaattttatatattagaaatttcacATAGGAAATATTGAATCGTAACAAGGAATGCTGGAACGcgggaaattttattctagtgCGGCAATCGCAACGACTTTGGCAGTTTCAGATGagaatcaaattaattctGACAGTGAAACTACCAAATTGTCTTTACATTCATCGAATGAAAGATTTACTTGCAATCTCGATAATCTGTACGCTATACCACGAGCTGATTTACACGAGATAGAatggtaaattaaatttcttcatttattactataatatgtaaattgttattcaaaatataaattataaataatctttgaaattatatgataaatattaaaataaagtaaaggaAATTAACTTCAGGATAGAAGCTGACTCGTTAGAAGCTGCTTATGTTTCAAGATTTATAGTTGGTTTGTCAACTATAACACGAAATAATCTAAGAAAATGTTGCCGAACTTCGACCAGTTCTGGCTATTCCAGTCATTCTCTACCATTGTCAGCTGGTTCATATTCTTGTTATATATCAGAAGTTtccaatcaaaatttttttcgaagtaTACCTTTAACAATAAAAGAGCAATTCAATGAAGGACTTGCTATAATTCATGAAAGTGAGACAAATCCACGTCCTATTTGGCCGAccacattttttaattcgcgcgatctttatcaaaataacgaaaatccTGAATATGAtagtaagtaataatatttttgtatgaaaataggttcttttttatattaaaaatattgaaatattgtgatttataatttataatagctTTATACACATATTGCGGATGTGGTTGCGCATATACTTATTCATATTGCGATTGGgattatgaaaaatctataaatatgtcAGCACATGAAGTTCTTCTTGAATTATCTCAAACATTGGATTCCATGATAGAAGgcaaaaatattatgacatcagaagaaatattacaaaatatttcatatcagaTTGCGCAAGGAATTGATTTTAAAGGGGAGTTTTATGAATATGTTTatcataattcttcttttttaccgAGCAAACGatcatttttaaacgatagGAATCCGTATGAATTAAgtcgtaataaaaattcatcctCGAAAATCAATCCAGTAAATtcaaaactttataataatacacgaAATTCTCATCTATATAATCCTTGGTATACTTGCTTATGTACTTGTGAACATACTTGTAGATTTCTATCTTCAAAAAATGATCAAGAAAACGCAATGAATGatgaattgaaaagaaaaaaaagtccgCCTCTTATGCTTTTAATGGATA
Coding sequences:
- the LOC108003273 gene encoding uncharacterized protein LOC108003273 isoform X5; this translates as MKTNNYLFEVNYSKRACRDGYWMNLHLIYAVTIINHKLLSAAIATTLAVSDENQINSDSETTKLSLHSSNERFTCNLDNLYAIPRADLHEIEWIEADSLEAAYVSRFIVGLSTITRNNLRKCCRTSTSSGYSSHSLPLSAGSYSCYISEVSNQNFFRSIPLTIKEQFNEGLAIIHESETNPRPIWPTTFFNSRDLYQNNENPEYDTLYTYCGCGCAYTYSYCDWDYEKSINMSAHEVLLELSQTLDSMIEGKNIMTSEEILQNISYQIAQGIDFKGEFYEYVYHNSSFLPSKRSFLNDRNPYELSRNKNSSSKINPVNSKLYNNTRNSHLYNPWYTCLCTCEHTCRFLSSKNDQENAMNDELKRKKSPPLMLLMDNQYEKIKSELLQNNIDNSKSYGCKCLNHSIFHNKKIKNVYMNRYIKNDIKETININEETKQDRNKISNDSEYSNTNVSAVGVQ
- the LOC108003273 gene encoding uncharacterized protein LOC108003273 isoform X1, translated to MKTNNYLFEVNYSKRACRDGYWMNLHLIYAVTIINHKLLSAAIATTLAVSDENQINSDSETTKLSLHSSNERFTCNLDNLYAIPRADLHEIEWIEADSLEAAYVSRFIVGLSTITRNNLRKCCRTSTSSGYSSHSLPLSAGSYSCYISEVSNQNFFRSIPLTIKEQFNEGLAIIHESETNPRPIWPTTFFNSRDLYQNNENPEYDTLYTYCGCGCAYTYSYCDWDYEKSINMSAHEVLLELSQTLDSMIEGKNIMTSEEILQNISYQIAQGIDFKGEFYEYVYHNSSFLPSKRSFLNDRNPYELSRNKNSSSKINPVNSKLYNNTRNSHLYNPWYTCLCTCEHTCRFLSSKNDQENAMNDELKRKKSPPLMLLMDNQYEKIKSELLQNNIDNSKSYGCKCLNHSIFHNKKIKNVYMNRYIKNDIKETININEETKQDRNKISNDSEYSNQLECSDGDSFNKDRIFSSNKNNWNYRMQGFAENLDFTLDVSRAERLGHVIAKAKRKRQWCRILIAFFGLVFFILSVVIVSLSVTKGRKVFGIPYPSTLRIFSTLYH
- the LOC108003273 gene encoding uncharacterized protein LOC108003273 isoform X2, with the protein product MKTNNYLFEVNYSKRACRDGYWMNLHLIYAVTIINHKLLSAAIATTLAVSDENQINSDSETTKLSLHSSNERFTCNLDNLYAIPRADLHEIEWIEADSLEAAYVSRFIVGLSTITRNNLRKCCRTSTSSGYSSHSLPLSAGSYSCYISEVSNQNFFRSIPLTIKEQFNEGLAIIHESETNPRPIWPTTFFNSRDLYQNNENPEYDTLYTYCGCGCAYTYSYCDWDYEKSINMSAHEVLLELSQTLDSMIEGKNIMTSEEILQNISYQIAQGIDFKGEFYEYVYHNSSFLPSKRSFLNDRNPYELSRNKNSSSKINPVNSKLYNNTRNSHLYNPWYTCLCTCEHTCRFLSSKNDQENAMNDELKRKKSPPLMLLMDNQYEKIKSELLQNNIDNSKSYGCKCLNHSIFHNKKIKNVYMNRYIKNDIKETININEETKQDRNKISNDSEYSNLECSDGDSFNKDRIFSSNKNNWNYRMQGFAENLDFTLDVSRAERLGHVIAKAKRKRQWCRILIAFFGLVFFILSVVIVSLSVTKGRKVFGIPYPSTLRIFSTLYH
- the LOC108003273 gene encoding uncharacterized protein LOC108003273 isoform X4, translated to MLERGKFYSSAAIATTLAVSDENQINSDSETTKLSLHSSNERFTCNLDNLYAIPRADLHEIEWIEADSLEAAYVSRFIVGLSTITRNNLRKCCRTSTSSGYSSHSLPLSAGSYSCYISEVSNQNFFRSIPLTIKEQFNEGLAIIHESETNPRPIWPTTFFNSRDLYQNNENPEYDTLYTYCGCGCAYTYSYCDWDYEKSINMSAHEVLLELSQTLDSMIEGKNIMTSEEILQNISYQIAQGIDFKGEFYEYVYHNSSFLPSKRSFLNDRNPYELSRNKNSSSKINPVNSKLYNNTRNSHLYNPWYTCLCTCEHTCRFLSSKNDQENAMNDELKRKKSPPLMLLMDNQYEKIKSELLQNNIDNSKSYGCKCLNHSIFHNKKIKNVYMNRYIKNDIKETININEETKQDRNKISNDSEYSNQLECSDGDSFNKDRIFSSNKNNWNYRMQGFAENLDFTLDVSRAERLGHVIAKAKRKRQWCRILIAFFGLVFFILSVVIVSLSVTKGRKVFGSM
- the LOC108003273 gene encoding uncharacterized protein LOC108003273 isoform X3, whose amino-acid sequence is MLERGKFYSSAAIATTLAVSDENQINSDSETTKLSLHSSNERFTCNLDNLYAIPRADLHEIEWIEADSLEAAYVSRFIVGLSTITRNNLRKCCRTSTSSGYSSHSLPLSAGSYSCYISEVSNQNFFRSIPLTIKEQFNEGLAIIHESETNPRPIWPTTFFNSRDLYQNNENPEYDTLYTYCGCGCAYTYSYCDWDYEKSINMSAHEVLLELSQTLDSMIEGKNIMTSEEILQNISYQIAQGIDFKGEFYEYVYHNSSFLPSKRSFLNDRNPYELSRNKNSSSKINPVNSKLYNNTRNSHLYNPWYTCLCTCEHTCRFLSSKNDQENAMNDELKRKKSPPLMLLMDNQYEKIKSELLQNNIDNSKSYGCKCLNHSIFHNKKIKNVYMNRYIKNDIKETININEETKQDRNKISNDSEYSNQLECSDGDSFNKDRIFSSNKNNWNYRMQGFAENLDFTLDVSRAERLGHVIAKAKRKRQWCRILIAFFGLVFFILSVVIVSLSVTKGRKVFGIPYPSTLRIFSTLYH